The Sulfitobacter sp. SK011 genome contains the following window.
CCTGTCGTTTTGCAGATCACACATCACCGCCCACATGTTGCGCGATCAGGTCTTTATAGAGACCCTGAATGATCCTGGTCACAGGCCGGTCCCCATCACCGATGGGCTTGCCATCAATTTGAGCCACCGGTGTTTGCGCCCCAAACGTCCCGGTCAAAAACGCCTCATCCGCGCCATAGGCCTCATAAAGCGAGAAGTTCTTTTCATAGACCGGTATGTCATTGCCGCGGCACAAATCTATCACCTTCTGGCGCGTCACACCGTTCATGCAATAATCCCCCGTCGAGGTCCAAACCGCGCCCCGCCGCACGATGAAAAAGTTGCAGGCGTTGGTGGTGTTCACAAACCCATGCGGGTCCAGCATCAATGCCTCATCCGCGCCCGCCGCGTCGGCCTGAAGGCAGGCAATGATGCAGTTGAGCTTGGAATGACTGTTCAGCTTGGGGTCTTGCGCATGCGGCAGCCCGCGCACCTGCGGCACCGATGCCAGCCGGATACCGGCGGTTTGCAACCTATCCACGGGCTTTGAATGCTCCATGATAATCACCAGCGTCGGGCCCGAGGTGCTGAGCGCAGGATGCTGAAACGGCTTGTCCTTGATGCCGCGGGTCAGCATCAGGCGGCAATGCACATCATGGGTCATGTCGTTCGCCGCAGCCGTGCGGGTCAGCGCATCCATGATGCCCGCCTTATCCATACCAACATCCAG
Protein-coding sequences here:
- a CDS encoding aminotransferase class IV, with product MTDHKTTHDADADIRNRDIKIYVNGDIVHRDAAKVSVYDAGFMLGDGIWEGMRLYHGSWAFFDEHMDRFFNSCKAIALDVGMDKAGIMDALTRTAAANDMTHDVHCRLMLTRGIKDKPFQHPALSTSGPTLVIIMEHSKPVDRLQTAGIRLASVPQVRGLPHAQDPKLNSHSKLNCIIACLQADAAGADEALMLDPHGFVNTTNACNFFIVRRGAVWTSTGDYCMNGVTRQKVIDLCRGNDIPVYEKNFSLYEAYGADEAFLTGTFGAQTPVAQIDGKPIGDGDRPVTRIIQGLYKDLIAQHVGGDV